A single region of the Demequina sp. genome encodes:
- a CDS encoding trypsin-like peptidase domain-containing protein, which produces MSDNPFASPDDLSAQVSDAGAPAEPASPSSIAVQEAPDAVAAVPATSPDVVVTQAPQTRVEDKPARGRIGAGAVTAIAGGALILGAIGGFGAAFAYDELNGESTPASTTAALPAANQHDSSLDVQAGSVAAVSAAVLPSVVSIEASSSEGRTSTGSGFVVRQDGYIVTNNHVIDGADGAIKVLFSDGTVVDAKVVGSTEDYDLAVLKVDKTGLTPLTLADSSQVVVGDPVIAIGSPLGLDSTVTTGIVSALHRAVTTSSETGNGNAFIDAIQTDAAINPGNSGGPLLDSAGQVIGINSAIASTNTTGGQAGSVGLGFAIPSNQVRRTVEELITSGHATYPVIGIMVDSSNQGEGVLVAKEVNGQPGVIPGSPAEQAGIKPGDVITKIDGRAIARSEDLIIAIRAKAPGDTVVLTVKRDGKEQDITVTLAADSEVNFGDENATPQPTPSN; this is translated from the coding sequence ATGTCTGACAACCCCTTCGCCTCGCCGGATGACCTCTCGGCGCAGGTTTCCGACGCTGGCGCACCTGCCGAGCCCGCGTCGCCCTCCAGCATTGCGGTCCAGGAGGCGCCCGACGCTGTGGCCGCCGTTCCCGCGACCTCACCAGACGTCGTCGTCACGCAGGCGCCGCAGACGCGCGTAGAGGACAAGCCGGCTCGCGGACGCATCGGCGCGGGCGCGGTCACCGCGATCGCGGGCGGCGCCCTGATTCTCGGCGCCATCGGCGGCTTTGGCGCGGCCTTCGCCTACGACGAGCTCAACGGCGAGTCGACCCCAGCGTCGACCACTGCGGCCCTGCCCGCGGCCAACCAGCACGACTCGTCGCTCGACGTTCAGGCGGGATCCGTCGCCGCTGTTTCGGCAGCCGTGCTCCCGTCCGTCGTGTCGATCGAGGCGTCGAGCTCGGAGGGCCGCACCTCCACGGGCTCCGGCTTCGTGGTCCGCCAGGACGGCTACATCGTCACCAACAACCACGTGATCGACGGCGCCGATGGTGCCATCAAGGTGCTGTTCTCCGACGGCACCGTCGTGGATGCCAAGGTCGTGGGCAGCACCGAGGACTACGACCTCGCCGTGCTCAAGGTCGACAAGACCGGCCTCACGCCCCTCACGCTCGCCGACTCCTCCCAGGTGGTCGTCGGCGACCCCGTCATCGCTATCGGCTCCCCGCTCGGCCTTGACTCCACGGTCACCACGGGCATCGTCTCCGCGCTGCACCGCGCGGTCACCACGTCGTCCGAGACCGGCAACGGGAACGCGTTCATCGACGCGATCCAGACCGACGCGGCGATCAACCCCGGCAACTCGGGCGGTCCGCTGCTGGACTCCGCGGGCCAGGTCATCGGCATCAACTCCGCCATCGCGTCCACGAACACGACTGGCGGGCAGGCGGGCTCCGTCGGCCTCGGCTTCGCGATCCCGTCGAACCAGGTGCGCCGCACGGTGGAAGAGCTCATCACCTCGGGTCACGCCACGTACCCGGTGATCGGCATCATGGTCGACTCGAGCAACCAGGGCGAGGGCGTGCTCGTGGCCAAGGAGGTCAACGGCCAGCCCGGCGTCATCCCCGGCAGCCCCGCGGAGCAGGCGGGCATCAAGCCCGGTGACGTGATCACCAAGATCGACGGCCGTGCCATCGCGCGCTCCGAGGACCTGATCATCGCGATCCGGGCCAAGGCACCGGGCGACACTGTTGTGCTCACCGTCAAGCGCGACGGCAAGGAGCAGGACATCACGGTGACGCTCGCCGCCGACTCCGAGGTCAACTTCGGTGACGAGAACGCCACTCCGCAGCCGACTCCGAGCAACTAG
- the sigE gene encoding RNA polymerase sigma factor SigE — protein MTTSVATSSATAAPEATLPADLTWENIVEQHSARVYRLAYHLTGNQHDAEDLTQDVFIRVFNSLSQYKPGTFEGWLHRITTNLFLDRMRRKKRIRFDFMADDDAAVSTSDSFDRHERSGQPEDAFDMSHLGDDIVQALAELPPEYRAAVVLSDIEGLSYEEIAATLGIKMGTVRSRLSRARAKLRESLAHRAPVRGDA, from the coding sequence ATGACGACGTCTGTCGCAACGAGTTCTGCGACCGCCGCGCCTGAGGCGACCCTTCCCGCGGATCTCACGTGGGAGAACATCGTTGAGCAGCACTCGGCCCGTGTGTACCGTCTGGCTTACCACCTGACGGGCAACCAGCACGACGCAGAGGATCTCACCCAGGATGTCTTCATCCGGGTGTTCAACTCGCTCAGCCAGTACAAGCCCGGCACGTTCGAAGGCTGGCTCCACCGCATCACCACGAACCTCTTCTTGGATCGCATGCGCCGCAAGAAGCGCATTCGGTTCGACTTCATGGCGGACGACGACGCGGCTGTGTCCACGTCGGACAGTTTTGACCGCCACGAGCGTTCGGGTCAGCCGGAGGACGCCTTCGACATGTCCCACCTCGGTGACGACATCGTTCAGGCTCTCGCCGAGCTTCCCCCTGAGTACCGCGCAGCCGTTGTGCTGAGCGACATCGAGGGTCTCTCGTACGAGGAAATCGCCGCCACTCTTGGTATCAAGATGGGCACCGTCCGTTCCCGCCTTTCCCGCGCCCGTGCAAAGCTGCGTGAGTCTTTGGCTCACCGCGCGCCGGTGCGGGGGGATGCGTGA
- a CDS encoding DUF3117 domain-containing protein has translation MAAMKPRTGDGPMEVVKEGRSYVMRVPLEGGGRLVVEITADEVKELGDALLGALNPSA, from the coding sequence ATGGCTGCGATGAAGCCCCGCACCGGAGACGGCCCCATGGAGGTCGTCAAGGAGGGCCGCAGTTACGTGATGCGCGTTCCGCTTGAGGGCGGTGGCCGCCTCGTCGTCGAGATCACGGCGGACGAGGTCAAGGAACTGGGCGACGCTCTTCTGGGCGCGCTCAACCCCAGCGCGTAG
- a CDS encoding TIGR00730 family Rossman fold protein gives MPTYRKGPVILRGKNVPKTSTTGALLKDQENVDWLHHDPWRVLRIQSEFVEGFGALAELGPAISVFGSARTRRGTKEYEAGREIGRLLVDAGFAVITGGGPGVMEAANRGAFDAGGVSVGLGIELPHEQGVNKFVNLGINFRYFFARKTCFVKYSQGFIVLPGGFGTFDELFEALTLVQTRTITRFPIVLFGHDYWDGLADWLRSTVEPSGKIASPDLDLFAITDDPVEAVRLATTPAATEPEGEPSRGQS, from the coding sequence ATGCCGACGTACCGCAAGGGCCCCGTGATTCTGCGCGGCAAGAACGTCCCGAAGACCTCAACGACCGGCGCGCTGCTCAAGGACCAGGAGAACGTCGACTGGCTGCATCACGACCCCTGGCGGGTGTTGCGGATCCAGTCGGAGTTCGTTGAGGGCTTTGGCGCGCTCGCCGAGCTCGGCCCCGCGATCTCGGTGTTCGGCTCCGCGCGCACGCGTCGCGGAACCAAGGAATACGAGGCGGGACGCGAGATCGGTCGCCTCCTGGTCGATGCCGGCTTCGCGGTGATCACGGGCGGCGGGCCGGGCGTCATGGAGGCCGCCAACAGGGGCGCCTTCGACGCGGGCGGCGTATCCGTTGGCCTGGGCATCGAGCTTCCGCACGAGCAGGGCGTCAACAAGTTCGTCAACCTCGGCATCAACTTCCGGTATTTCTTCGCGCGCAAGACGTGCTTCGTCAAGTACTCGCAGGGGTTCATCGTGCTCCCGGGAGGCTTCGGCACCTTCGACGAACTCTTCGAGGCGCTGACCCTGGTCCAGACGCGCACGATCACGCGCTTCCCGATCGTGCTGTTCGGCCACGACTACTGGGATGGGCTCGCCGATTGGCTGCGGTCAACCGTGGAGCCGAGCGGCAAGATCGCCAGCCCGGATCTCGACCTGTTCGCGATCACCGACGATCCAGTGGAGGCCGTCAGGCTCGCCACCACCCCCGCGGCCACGGAACCGGAGGGGGAGCCCTCGCGCGGGCAGAGCTGA
- the dapD gene encoding 2,3,4,5-tetrahydropyridine-2,6-dicarboxylate N-succinyltransferase has protein sequence MTRTAHGYGLATIAADGTVLDTWYPAPALGEPEAGHEAPEWLKGHVDAVRGVSVEVVFTEVDLDAPPATASDAYLRLHLLSHRLAQPRTVNLDGLFARLANVVWTSAGPCAVEGFESVRARLRAAGQHVTVYGVDKFPRMVDYVVPTGVRIADADRVRLGAHLAEGTTVMHEGFVNYNAGTLGVSMVEGRISAGVVVGDGSDIGGGASIMGTLSGGGKEVITIGKRSLLGANSGLGIPLGDDCVVEAGLYVTAGAKVLLVGQSNDDGTARIVKARDLAGLDGLLFRRNSQSGALEVVQRQGAGVELNAALHAN, from the coding sequence ATGACCCGCACCGCCCACGGCTACGGCCTCGCGACCATCGCCGCCGACGGCACCGTCCTCGACACCTGGTATCCGGCCCCCGCTCTCGGCGAGCCGGAGGCAGGCCACGAGGCCCCCGAGTGGCTCAAGGGCCACGTGGACGCGGTGCGCGGAGTAAGCGTGGAGGTGGTGTTCACCGAGGTGGACCTCGACGCTCCGCCCGCCACGGCGTCGGATGCCTACCTGCGGCTGCACCTGCTGAGCCACCGGCTCGCCCAGCCCCGCACCGTCAATCTGGACGGGCTGTTCGCGCGGCTCGCCAACGTTGTGTGGACGTCCGCGGGGCCGTGCGCCGTGGAGGGCTTCGAGTCGGTTCGCGCCCGCCTGCGCGCCGCGGGACAGCACGTGACCGTGTACGGCGTGGACAAGTTCCCGCGCATGGTCGACTACGTGGTGCCCACGGGCGTGCGCATCGCCGACGCCGACCGGGTTCGCCTTGGGGCGCACCTCGCCGAGGGGACCACCGTGATGCACGAGGGCTTCGTCAATTACAACGCGGGCACGCTCGGCGTGAGCATGGTCGAGGGCCGCATCAGCGCGGGCGTCGTGGTGGGGGACGGCTCCGACATCGGCGGGGGCGCGTCGATCATGGGGACGCTCTCCGGCGGGGGCAAAGAGGTCATCACGATCGGCAAGCGCTCGCTGCTGGGCGCGAACTCCGGGCTCGGCATCCCGCTCGGCGACGACTGCGTCGTGGAGGCCGGCCTCTACGTGACCGCCGGCGCCAAAGTGCTGCTGGTCGGCCAGAGCAACGACGATGGCACGGCACGCATCGTCAAGGCGCGCGACCTTGCGGGCCTCGACGGCCTGCTGTTCCGCCGGAACTCGCAGTCCGGCGCGCTCGAGGTGGTGCAGCGGCAAGGGGCCGGAGTGGAGCTCAACGCGGCGCTGCACGCGAACTGA
- a CDS encoding zf-HC2 domain-containing protein: MTEKHLGERIHDLLDGRLSREDSAAAMAHLAECEQCDTRFQQLRADREALNSSPAGIDMSFAQMLLDKERMAQIAKGESKHVARAAKGRDKRPTTIAAALAIILGFTVTAAYFVGTPDPVDGTLVAMADSGDRSTAVIETRYMDQDSMAQWVQPDWQASGLIPVEAKIMRHQDADILVASLLVGLDPVMIIEKRGRLAHSVVEQAPLVVVNGVDVYVVSTAPLQMLWQSGSVVVAATCTCAADTLVIAVAAFPKADTPGVMDQIGEGLSVFGDALTGH; encoded by the coding sequence GTGACGGAAAAGCACCTCGGCGAACGCATCCACGACCTTCTCGACGGGCGACTGTCCCGCGAGGACTCCGCCGCTGCTATGGCGCACCTTGCCGAATGCGAACAGTGCGACACGCGATTCCAGCAGCTCCGGGCCGACCGGGAGGCACTGAACTCGTCACCCGCGGGCATCGACATGAGCTTTGCGCAGATGCTCCTCGACAAGGAGCGCATGGCGCAGATCGCCAAGGGTGAGTCGAAGCACGTCGCGAGAGCGGCGAAGGGCCGCGACAAGCGACCAACCACCATCGCGGCTGCCCTCGCGATCATTCTCGGATTCACCGTCACGGCGGCGTACTTTGTCGGCACGCCTGACCCCGTTGACGGAACGCTCGTGGCGATGGCCGATTCCGGCGATCGCAGCACGGCCGTCATCGAAACCCGGTACATGGACCAGGACTCGATGGCGCAATGGGTTCAGCCGGACTGGCAGGCCAGCGGACTCATCCCTGTCGAGGCGAAGATCATGCGTCACCAGGACGCAGACATCCTCGTCGCCTCGCTTCTCGTTGGGCTCGACCCCGTCATGATCATCGAGAAGCGCGGCCGTCTGGCGCACAGCGTCGTGGAGCAGGCTCCACTGGTTGTGGTCAACGGCGTCGACGTCTACGTGGTGAGCACGGCACCGCTCCAGATGCTGTGGCAGTCAGGGTCCGTTGTTGTGGCCGCAACATGCACATGTGCGGCCGACACGCTCGTGATCGCAGTCGCCGCTTTCCCCAAGGCCGACACCCCAGGTGTCATGGATCAGATCGGCGAGGGCCTCAGCGTCTTCGGCGACGCCCTGACCGGCCATTGA
- a CDS encoding O-methyltransferase → MSTDAANWAYVEDFVPEDRVLLAARDAADQLGCVPVLPGAGRALQLFAAALGAHTAVEIGTGAGVSLIYLLRGMAADAVVTTIDVEAEHQKAAKETLRAAGFAPERARMITGRALDVLPRLADGAYDLVLIDARKKEYPQYVEQAIRLVRVGGLIAIDNALWHSRVADPAQRDPDTTAVRTALKAVKDNDNLEPVLLGSGDGLLVAMRTA, encoded by the coding sequence ATGAGCACCGACGCAGCGAACTGGGCATACGTGGAGGACTTTGTCCCCGAAGACCGAGTGCTGCTCGCCGCGCGCGACGCCGCCGACCAGCTTGGCTGCGTGCCGGTGCTGCCTGGGGCGGGCCGAGCGCTGCAGCTCTTCGCCGCCGCGCTCGGCGCCCACACGGCCGTGGAGATCGGGACCGGAGCGGGCGTATCGCTGATCTACCTGTTGCGCGGCATGGCGGCCGACGCCGTGGTCACCACGATCGACGTCGAGGCCGAGCATCAGAAGGCCGCCAAGGAGACTCTGAGGGCCGCCGGATTCGCGCCCGAGAGGGCGCGAATGATCACTGGCAGGGCGCTGGACGTGCTCCCCCGGCTCGCGGACGGCGCGTACGACCTGGTGCTCATCGACGCCCGCAAGAAGGAGTACCCCCAGTACGTGGAGCAGGCCATTCGCCTGGTCCGCGTGGGCGGGTTGATCGCGATCGACAACGCGCTGTGGCACTCGCGCGTTGCGGATCCCGCTCAGCGGGACCCGGACACGACCGCGGTGCGCACCGCGCTTAAGGCCGTCAAAGACAACGACAACCTCGAGCCGGTGCTCCTTGGGTCCGGCGACGGTCTGCTCGTCGCCATGCGCACCGCCTAG
- the dapE gene encoding succinyl-diaminopimelate desuccinylase: MELDAHAPVAELARHLIDIPSVSGDEAAIADAVEAALRGASHLEVLRDGNAVLARTALGREHRILIAGHLDTVPIKNNVPARLDGDSLVGRGSVDMKAGVAVALSLAVELSAPRHDVTWIFYDLEEVEASRNGLGRVARNHPEWLAGDFAILGEPTSCQIEGGCNGTLRAEVRIGGVAAHSARSWKGVNAIHGATPLLAKLAAHPAETIAVDGLDYREGLNAVGIRGGIAGNVVPDECIVTVNYRFAPAWSIEEAQDRLKHVVSGAGLSDWDLTFTDLSAGARPGLDAEIAKDFVRAVTTASGSEPRAKLGWTDVARFGELGIPAVNFGPGDPELAHADNEACPVSDIENCRVALAAWLS; the protein is encoded by the coding sequence ATGGAGCTGGACGCGCACGCCCCTGTCGCCGAGCTGGCGCGGCACCTCATCGACATCCCCTCCGTGAGCGGGGACGAGGCAGCAATCGCCGACGCCGTTGAGGCGGCGCTGCGCGGCGCATCGCACCTCGAGGTGCTTCGAGACGGCAACGCGGTGCTCGCCCGCACCGCGCTCGGTCGCGAGCACCGCATCCTCATCGCCGGGCACCTCGACACGGTGCCGATCAAGAACAACGTTCCCGCTCGCCTCGACGGCGATTCGCTGGTGGGCCGCGGATCTGTGGACATGAAGGCGGGCGTCGCCGTTGCCCTGTCCCTCGCGGTGGAACTCTCCGCGCCCCGTCACGACGTCACCTGGATCTTCTACGACCTCGAGGAGGTTGAGGCCAGTCGCAACGGGTTGGGCCGGGTGGCGCGCAACCACCCGGAGTGGCTCGCGGGAGACTTCGCGATCCTCGGCGAGCCAACCTCCTGCCAGATCGAGGGCGGATGCAACGGCACCCTGCGCGCGGAGGTGCGGATCGGGGGAGTGGCGGCTCACTCTGCGCGTTCGTGGAAGGGCGTGAACGCGATTCACGGCGCGACGCCGCTGCTCGCGAAGCTCGCGGCCCACCCGGCAGAGACCATCGCCGTTGACGGCCTCGACTACCGCGAGGGCCTGAACGCGGTGGGCATTCGCGGCGGCATCGCTGGCAACGTGGTGCCCGACGAGTGCATCGTGACCGTGAACTACCGCTTTGCGCCTGCGTGGTCCATCGAGGAGGCCCAGGACCGGCTCAAGCACGTGGTCTCCGGGGCCGGACTGTCCGACTGGGACCTGACCTTCACCGACCTCTCCGCGGGCGCACGCCCGGGACTGGACGCCGAGATCGCGAAGGACTTCGTGCGAGCGGTGACCACAGCGTCGGGCAGTGAACCCAGAGCCAAGCTTGGCTGGACGGACGTGGCACGCTTCGGCGAACTGGGCATCCCCGCCGTGAACTTTGGCCCTGGTGATCCCGAACTCGCGCACGCAGACAACGAGGCGTGCCCCGTCAGCGATATCGAGAACTGCCGCGTGGCGCTCGCGGCCTGGCTTTCCTAA